The genomic region TCGTGTTAAATACACTTGCCAATTCTCTCAAATCCCTCTTAATCTCCCTTTTCTAAAGGGAGAAATCTAAAATTTACCCCGTTTCAAAACTTTCATTCCTTTCATACCTATTTTGACATTATCAAATTTTATATGTCTTATAAGACATATACGACTTATCTTATCTTTTCTTCCCCACTTTTACCATCGCGGGGCGTAACACCCTTTCATTCATCATATAGCCTTTTCTTATTACCTCAACAACAACCTCTTCTTCTTCCCCGTTCCCAGGTTCATGGCTGACAACTTCATGTTTATGGGGGTCAATTTTTTCACCTTCCGCTTTGATTTCCGATACTCCTTCTTTTTCCAGAATTTTCTTCAGCTCCTTGTAAATCATGTCCACACCCTTATGAAAATTATCAAAATCCTTGTTTTTTTCCGCCGCGTTTAACGCAAGTTCAAAATTATCAATCGCCGAAAAAATTTCCCGCATCAGCGCCTCTTGGGAAAACCTGAAAATATCCGCTTTTTCCCGCTCACTTCGCTTCCTGAAATTTTCAAACTCGGCCTTTAAACGCAGTAAAGAATCATAATATTCCGCGGCTAATCTGGACTTTTCTTCAAAATCTTTTCTTAACTTTTCAAGCTCACTTTCTTCTTTCCCCGAAGGTATCTCTTGTTTTTTTTCAGGCTCCTTCTTTTCCTCTTCCTGCACGTCGTTT from bacterium harbors:
- the grpE gene encoding nucleotide exchange factor GrpE — translated: MKEEKKNSAGNGLREIKNKNDVQEEEKKEPEKKQEIPSGKEESELEKLRKDFEEKSRLAAEYYDSLLRLKAEFENFRKRSEREKADIFRFSQEALMREIFSAIDNFELALNAAEKNKDFDNFHKGVDMIYKELKKILEKEGVSEIKAEGEKIDPHKHEVVSHEPGNGEEEEVVVEVIRKGYMMNERVLRPAMVKVGKKR